AACCGGCGCGGGGTTGCCGGAACTGATAACGGCCCTGATCGCAAACTTCCCCTCCCCTCCCGGCGGCGCAGCCGTGCCGTACACACCGCACCTCATCGAATTGGTAATCGAAGCTGCCACAAGCGCCCGACATGCGAAGTGGGCCGACGCTGCGAACCTCCTGCGCGATACGCTCGCTGCGAGCGAATGACGCCAAGTCGTGCGGATTGGTGTCTGCTGGGATGGCAACGCCACGTTGTGAGCGGTGCATCACGTACCATAAATTGCAACAAATGACACTTAGATCACTAGCGGCGCGCGATATAATCCAGCAGGCAGAAGTCGTGCATTTGCGGTCACCGGGATCGCGCGAAGCACGCTCCGCGGGGTCGAAATCGGGTGAGGGGCCAAAATGTTAGCGAATGTCAGCCGCGCCCCGCGAGAGAACGAGAATGTGCAGTGATTTACTGTGCAAGAGGAGCGTTGGCACACGCTGAGAAGTCCGCCCACGCGACTCTCCGGGGCGGAAAATGTTAGCGAATGTTAGCCCGAACGTAGCGGGTGCGGGACACGAACCGATGGGGCGGGGCGCGAACCCTTGCCGTTCGCACCCACGCGGGTAGCTTGATGCCGCCTACCTTCCCGTACCACGTTCACGGAGACACGCTCGATGTCCCGCATCGTACACCTCACCGCACTCGCGCTCATCGCGGTCGCGGCCCCCACCGCCCGCAGCGAAGACAACAAGCCGCCCGAGGGATTCACCGCCCTCTTCAACGGTAAGAACCTCGACGGGTGGCAGGGCAACATCGACATGAACCAGCGCCGCACGCTGACGAAGGAGAAGCAGGACGAGCTCCTGAAGCAGCGCACGAAGTCCGCGCTCGAACACTGGACGGTAAAGGACGGCGTCATCACGTGTACCGGCAAGGGCGGCGTCAGCCTCCAGACCGCGGTGGACTACGGCAACTTCGAGCTCATGGTGGACTGGAAGATCGAAAAGCGGGGCGACAGCGGGATCTACCTCCGTGGGCAACCGCAGGTTCAAATCTGGGACTCAGAGAACCTCGACCCGAGTCTGAAGGCGGACGCGGGCTTGGGGTCCGGCGGGTTGTGGAACAACAGTCCGGCCGGTTCCAAGGGGCAGAAGCCGCTGAAGAAGGCCGACAAGCCGGTCGGCGAGTGGAACACGTTCCACATCACGGTGATCGGCGAAGAGGTGACGGTGAAGCTGAACGGGGAACTGATCGTCGATAAGGTGCGGCTCCAAAACTTCTGGGAGAAGGGCAAGCCGCTCCCAACGGCAGGCCCGAT
The Gemmata palustris DNA segment above includes these coding regions:
- a CDS encoding 3-keto-disaccharide hydrolase, encoding MSRIVHLTALALIAVAAPTARSEDNKPPEGFTALFNGKNLDGWQGNIDMNQRRTLTKEKQDELLKQRTKSALEHWTVKDGVITCTGKGGVSLQTAVDYGNFELMVDWKIEKRGDSGIYLRGQPQVQIWDSENLDPSLKADAGLGSGGLWNNSPAGSKGQKPLKKADKPVGEWNTFHITVIGEEVTVKLNGELIVDKVRLQNFWEKGKPLPTAGPIELQFHDHPLWFKNIYIKELTK